A region of Streptomyces deccanensis DNA encodes the following proteins:
- a CDS encoding exonuclease SbcCD subunit D encodes MKFLHTSDWHVGKTLKGRNRLEEQARILREITQIAIDNDVDAVLIAGDIYENASPTADAQRLVVRTLLRLAKHGIEVILIAGNHDHAATFEAYRPLMDIASIHVYGQARPAAKGGVHTFHARSTGEPVNVAVLPFLSQRYAVRAAEIIANTPSQNVGAYDQLVRDVLANLTGAFTSDAVNIIMAHLTCTGGTFGGGERPAQSIMEYHVPAAVFPVEAHYVALGHLHRRQQIPAACPVHYSGSPYAIDFGEQNNTNVVCLVEATPNTPAQITDIPVTAGRRLRTVEGTVAQLTADPAGYGEDYLRLVVTQPAYAGMRDDLYEALPNALQILIHPDHASTGATAGISVDQPIKTPVQLFADYCHSVGVSDDRVTALFNQLHDDLTRSTARP; translated from the coding sequence GTGAAGTTCCTTCACACCTCCGACTGGCATGTCGGCAAAACCCTCAAGGGCCGCAACCGGCTCGAGGAGCAGGCACGCATCCTGCGAGAGATCACCCAGATCGCGATCGACAACGACGTCGACGCCGTCCTCATAGCCGGCGACATTTACGAAAACGCCTCGCCGACCGCAGACGCCCAGAGGCTGGTCGTGCGTACCCTGCTGCGCCTGGCCAAGCACGGCATCGAGGTCATCCTGATCGCCGGCAACCACGACCACGCTGCCACGTTCGAGGCCTACAGGCCGCTGATGGACATCGCCAGCATCCACGTCTACGGCCAGGCCAGACCGGCCGCGAAGGGCGGCGTGCACACCTTCCACGCCAGGTCCACCGGCGAGCCCGTCAACGTCGCCGTCCTGCCGTTCCTCTCCCAGCGCTACGCCGTCCGCGCCGCGGAGATCATCGCCAACACCCCGTCGCAGAACGTCGGCGCCTACGACCAGCTCGTCCGTGACGTCCTGGCCAATCTGACCGGAGCGTTCACCTCGGACGCCGTCAACATCATCATGGCCCACCTGACCTGCACCGGCGGTACCTTCGGCGGCGGCGAGCGACCCGCCCAATCCATCATGGAATACCACGTGCCGGCCGCTGTCTTCCCTGTCGAGGCCCACTACGTGGCCCTGGGCCACCTGCACCGCCGGCAGCAGATCCCCGCCGCCTGCCCGGTGCACTACAGCGGCTCCCCCTACGCCATCGACTTCGGCGAGCAGAACAACACCAACGTCGTCTGCCTCGTCGAGGCCACCCCCAACACCCCCGCCCAGATCACCGACATCCCCGTCACGGCCGGCCGCAGACTGCGCACCGTCGAGGGAACCGTCGCCCAGCTGACCGCTGACCCCGCCGGCTACGGCGAGGACTACCTCAGACTCGTCGTCACCCAGCCCGCCTACGCCGGCATGCGCGACGACCTGTACGAAGCCCTCCCCAACGCTCTTCAGATCCTGATCCACCCCGATCATGCCAGCACCGGCGCCACGGCAGGAATCAGCGTCGACCAGCCGATCAAGACGCCTGTGCAGCTGTTTGCCGACTACTGCCACAGCGTCGGCGTCAGCGACGACCGGGTCACGGCGTTGTTCAATCAGCTGCACGACGACCTGACCCGCTCGACCGCCCGCCCCTAA
- a CDS encoding ATP-binding protein, which translates to MTDTDSEPHGADSTVFGRSSTPATSRQPFAGHLTSGDAEEEVGKVAGTEDSTPLKFHVALSPGAYLQLDDVVSTRREIPGRGTVVTSGVVTEVVARHEGAAFGSDVFLIADGILPATVQEVAEITTTRVDPEYYVPPRPGEAAIRASGTARDAALYFDRMDARVPAGIGRDGEPIYLNLEFLDGTRGAHVSISGISGVATKTSFALFLMHSLFTSGALGARAVNAKALIFSVKGEDLLFVDQPNTRLDGELSAAYAQLGLPARPFASAGFYAPPLPGDTTGRPHVTGRTSGVTAFWWTLAEFCERELLPYAFADAEDEKNQYTIVVHQVTSRLRREAQPAGNDGAVAIDGTVLRTWPEMVDFISDKVTDDLSRPDWAGPAIGLGTVNAFVRRLRSSQRPLGPLLRGDLSTVTDHPVSHSIDTSQQQVTVVDLHNLPERAQRFVVGVVLAAETARKEQAGPGGLLFTMVDELNKYAPREGSSPIKDVLLDIAERGRSLGIILIGAQQTASEVERRIVSNSSIKIVG; encoded by the coding sequence ATGACCGACACCGACTCCGAGCCCCACGGCGCTGACAGCACCGTATTCGGCCGCAGCTCCACACCCGCGACCAGCCGGCAGCCGTTTGCAGGCCACCTCACCAGCGGCGACGCCGAAGAGGAGGTAGGGAAGGTAGCAGGTACCGAGGACTCCACCCCGTTGAAGTTCCACGTTGCTCTTTCTCCTGGCGCCTATCTGCAGCTCGACGACGTGGTCAGCACTCGCCGGGAGATCCCCGGACGCGGCACCGTCGTCACCTCCGGCGTGGTGACCGAGGTGGTCGCCCGCCACGAGGGCGCCGCGTTCGGCTCAGATGTCTTCCTCATCGCCGACGGAATCCTGCCGGCCACAGTGCAGGAGGTCGCCGAGATCACGACCACCCGGGTCGACCCCGAGTACTACGTCCCGCCACGCCCCGGCGAAGCCGCCATCCGGGCCTCGGGCACGGCGCGGGACGCCGCGCTGTACTTCGACCGGATGGACGCACGTGTGCCCGCCGGCATCGGCCGGGACGGCGAACCGATCTATCTCAACCTCGAATTCCTCGACGGCACCCGCGGCGCCCACGTATCGATCTCGGGCATCTCAGGCGTGGCGACCAAGACCAGCTTCGCGCTGTTCTTGATGCACTCGCTGTTCACCTCGGGCGCCCTCGGGGCCCGCGCGGTCAACGCCAAGGCCCTCATCTTCTCCGTCAAGGGCGAGGACCTGCTCTTCGTCGACCAGCCCAACACCCGTCTCGACGGGGAGCTGAGCGCCGCATACGCCCAACTCGGCCTGCCCGCCCGCCCCTTCGCCTCGGCCGGCTTCTACGCCCCGCCGCTGCCCGGTGACACCACCGGCCGCCCCCACGTCACCGGCAGGACCAGCGGCGTCACCGCCTTCTGGTGGACCCTGGCCGAGTTCTGCGAACGCGAGCTGCTGCCCTACGCGTTCGCCGATGCCGAAGACGAGAAAAACCAGTACACGATCGTCGTGCACCAGGTCACGAGCCGGCTGCGCCGCGAGGCTCAGCCCGCCGGGAACGACGGCGCGGTCGCCATCGACGGAACCGTCCTCCGCACCTGGCCGGAGATGGTCGACTTCATCTCCGACAAGGTCACCGACGACCTCAGCCGCCCGGACTGGGCGGGCCCGGCCATCGGACTGGGAACGGTGAACGCATTCGTGCGGCGGCTGCGGTCGTCCCAGCGGCCGCTCGGGCCCCTGCTGCGCGGCGACCTGAGCACGGTCACCGACCACCCCGTCTCGCACTCCATCGACACCTCGCAGCAGCAGGTCACCGTGGTGGACCTGCACAACCTGCCGGAACGGGCCCAGCGGTTCGTCGTCGGTGTCGTGCTGGCCGCGGAGACCGCCCGCAAGGAGCAAGCCGGCCCGGGCGGCCTGCTGTTCACGATGGTCGACGAGCTCAACAAGTACGCCCCCCGCGAGGGATCCTCCCCGATCAAGGACGTACTACTGGACATTGCTGAACGCGGCCGCTCACTCGGCATCATCCTCATCGGCGCCCAGCAGACCGCCTCTGAGGTGGAACGGCGCATCGTGTCGAACTCCTCGATCAAGATCGTCGGCTAG
- a CDS encoding DUF6083 domain-containing protein, protein MTTTSPSRLLRAGQTGRCRHCGSRIDLYPRPDQRPIALHPAELTVTDVPKSCRWHLSGGIAYPHGDNSAWCRIPHAVLCPHRTPTCQAGTRLEAIRRQLAVRARRLIDTQALTPAPPVTPQPDAPQPGGPDRPVVQLLLCRYLAQQRLEELRCVAQTRHRHRCPHPVLAPAGPTGMWKLLPTTARHGQLALPDALMAVYDLGHLAYGEQLRWRTQRCPAHATAPGAADLALACWEPFAPLLHAAHIHTRLPHSSPRPHRRG, encoded by the coding sequence GTGACCACCACCAGCCCCAGCCGCCTGCTGCGCGCCGGACAAACCGGCCGCTGCCGCCACTGCGGGAGCCGCATCGACCTCTACCCGCGTCCCGACCAACGGCCCATCGCCCTGCACCCCGCCGAATTGACCGTCACTGACGTCCCCAAATCCTGCCGCTGGCACCTCAGCGGCGGCATCGCCTACCCGCACGGCGACAACAGCGCCTGGTGCCGCATCCCGCATGCCGTGCTCTGCCCCCACCGCACCCCGACCTGCCAGGCCGGCACCCGCCTCGAGGCGATCCGCCGTCAACTCGCCGTCCGCGCCCGCCGTCTGATCGACACCCAGGCTCTCACCCCCGCCCCACCAGTCACCCCGCAGCCCGACGCCCCCCAACCCGGCGGACCCGACCGCCCCGTCGTCCAACTGCTGCTGTGCCGCTACCTCGCCCAGCAGCGGCTCGAGGAGCTGCGCTGCGTCGCCCAGACCCGCCACCGGCACCGCTGCCCCCACCCCGTCCTCGCCCCCGCCGGCCCAACCGGGATGTGGAAACTGCTGCCCACCACCGCCCGGCACGGCCAACTCGCCCTGCCCGATGCCCTGATGGCCGTCTACGACCTGGGCCACCTCGCTTATGGCGAACAGCTGCGCTGGCGCACCCAGCGCTGCCCGGCACACGCCACCGCACCCGGCGCCGCCGACCTCGCCCTGGCCTGCTGGGAACCCTTCGCCCCCCTCCTGCACGCGGCACACATCCACACCCGCCTGCCCCATTCCTCGCCCCGCCCGCACCGAAGGGGATGA
- a CDS encoding helix-turn-helix transcriptional regulator, producing MTILPPDPDLNALRMTLVRLRGERGWTYDELADRSGLARRTLIDLEHGRTSGSVTTWHTLAHTFDVPIEHLLGTLCDDHTPPGMHGP from the coding sequence GTGACGATCTTGCCGCCCGATCCCGACCTCAACGCGCTGCGCATGACGCTGGTGCGCCTGCGGGGCGAGCGCGGCTGGACCTACGACGAACTCGCCGACCGCAGCGGCCTGGCCCGGCGCACCCTCATCGACCTGGAACACGGCCGCACCAGCGGCAGCGTCACCACCTGGCACACCCTCGCCCACACCTTCGACGTGCCCATCGAGCACCTCCTGGGCACCCTCTGCGACGACCACACCCCACCCGGCATGCACGGCCCCTGA
- a CDS encoding helix-turn-helix domain containing protein, whose protein sequence is MPRRPRRQPQPQPELNEAAHLADRLRAVGYTKRDIARIIDRDPSLVSQFYTKNKGAAFVPALRQVLAAVETGGITDLSELAAIAARLTQRRTTASGARARVRTKAVLITPTGSGTGRVGAQAIASGSARLRPLIAEAARRGLRLAFTVRLAKTGYLHPSGSRTDSPGIRRDVIQRTDHSEERSYGSAQAGGFDAADFARRVDAAGGDVTAAVHQWLVETGRIRPDAQIIHLEIRTWRPR, encoded by the coding sequence ATGCCGCGCCGCCCCCGCCGCCAGCCTCAACCCCAGCCCGAGTTGAACGAAGCAGCACATCTCGCCGACCGGCTCCGAGCGGTCGGCTACACCAAACGCGACATCGCCCGCATCATCGACCGCGACCCCTCCCTGGTCTCGCAGTTCTACACCAAGAACAAGGGAGCGGCCTTCGTCCCCGCCCTCCGGCAGGTCCTGGCCGCCGTCGAGACCGGCGGCATCACCGACCTGTCCGAACTCGCCGCCATCGCCGCCCGCCTCACCCAGCGGCGTACCACCGCCTCCGGCGCCCGGGCTCGGGTGCGCACCAAGGCCGTCCTGATCACCCCCACCGGCTCCGGCACCGGCCGCGTCGGCGCCCAGGCCATCGCCTCCGGCTCCGCCCGCCTGCGCCCCTTGATCGCCGAAGCCGCCCGCCGGGGCCTGCGCCTGGCCTTCACCGTGCGCCTCGCCAAGACCGGCTACCTGCACCCTTCTGGCAGCCGTACCGACTCACCCGGCATCCGCCGCGACGTCATCCAGCGCACTGACCACAGTGAGGAACGCTCCTACGGCTCCGCCCAGGCCGGCGGCTTCGACGCCGCCGACTTCGCCCGCCGCGTGGACGCCGCGGGCGGCGACGTCACCGCGGCTGTGCACCAGTGGCTGGTGGAGACCGGCCGCATCCGTCCCGACGCTCAGATCATCCACCTCGAAATCCGCACCTGGCGCCCCCGCTGA
- a CDS encoding DNA-binding protein: MTPLSVVQALSARRHAPVHQLDAPEIAVLRVDAAQPAHDDDRDWIGFAATLSPDHLVKALRGWWRCDAASVAAGGVLPVTLSGYVVAVLTGLQRWEKNFAGKHAFPEARLAGYVTDLAAPTTVITSDLDGDRRLAELLLGTRLASHSGGAIAYVTTNTATTG; this comes from the coding sequence ATGACCCCCCTCAGCGTCGTGCAAGCTCTCAGCGCGCGCCGCCACGCTCCCGTGCACCAGCTCGACGCCCCAGAGATCGCTGTCCTGCGCGTTGACGCCGCCCAGCCCGCGCACGACGACGACCGGGACTGGATCGGCTTCGCCGCCACGCTCAGCCCCGACCACCTCGTGAAGGCGCTGCGCGGCTGGTGGCGGTGCGACGCGGCGAGTGTCGCGGCCGGGGGAGTGCTGCCGGTCACCCTGTCGGGCTACGTCGTGGCCGTGCTGACCGGCCTTCAACGGTGGGAGAAGAACTTCGCCGGCAAACACGCCTTTCCCGAAGCCCGCCTCGCGGGCTACGTGACCGATCTTGCCGCTCCGACGACAGTGATCACCTCCGATCTCGACGGCGACCGCAGGCTTGCCGAGTTGCTGCTGGGCACGCGGCTTGCCTCCCACTCGGGCGGGGCCATTGCCTACGTCACCACGAACACCGCTACTACTGGCTGA
- a CDS encoding restriction endonuclease has protein sequence MAAQLLQAYRDSQKAKAAAARRAEAEQARQARAAEREAAERVKQEARREREQAQAWMRAQKEKQAQRTAESRKAEQIVRDLEKRQAARAKELEQKRRAEAREKAAAERRAKQEGVENLRREAAGRTAQVEERLEELTAVLIDRPGGLPGLRLEAEQALGEGDFEGFAVAVERTLGSIRYPEGLGGARRAAFAPESRELILEIELPVQAVVPSVTQYRFKASAPPAVVPQPRKESECKALYRDLVARLALRAIDEAFAVTPPSLVDGVAFNGKVHAKDRATGKSIEPCLISVRVSRETFGELVLDEPELAPVQSLHHLNAIVSQHPYDLEPVPPVVTFDLTRYKIAPERDVVAGLDSRPDLVAMDPIDFEHLIRRLFEKIGLKSWVTQASRDDGIDAVAVNEEPLIGGLCIIQAKRSKNVVSAETVRSVAGIVNDKNASKGIVVTTAWFGKASWDFAPRNRVELIDGRHLKALLLEHLGIDALIGLPKLPPGWQTRDLN, from the coding sequence TTGGCGGCGCAGTTGTTGCAGGCGTACCGGGACAGCCAGAAGGCCAAGGCCGCAGCGGCCAGGCGCGCTGAGGCGGAGCAGGCGCGTCAGGCGCGGGCCGCGGAGCGCGAGGCCGCCGAGCGGGTAAAGCAGGAAGCACGTCGAGAACGCGAGCAGGCGCAGGCGTGGATGCGCGCACAGAAGGAGAAGCAGGCACAGCGGACTGCCGAGTCGCGTAAGGCCGAGCAGATCGTGCGGGATCTTGAGAAGCGTCAGGCTGCGCGGGCGAAGGAACTCGAGCAGAAGCGTCGCGCGGAGGCCCGCGAGAAGGCTGCGGCGGAGCGGCGTGCGAAGCAGGAGGGCGTTGAGAATTTACGCCGGGAGGCTGCAGGGCGGACGGCCCAGGTCGAAGAACGGCTCGAGGAGCTGACTGCTGTCCTGATTGACCGCCCCGGTGGGCTGCCCGGGCTGCGGCTGGAGGCGGAGCAGGCGCTCGGTGAAGGAGACTTCGAAGGGTTCGCGGTCGCAGTGGAGAGGACGCTGGGCTCCATCAGGTATCCGGAAGGCCTTGGTGGCGCTCGGCGGGCGGCGTTCGCTCCTGAGTCCCGGGAGCTGATTTTGGAGATCGAGCTCCCCGTCCAGGCGGTGGTTCCCTCGGTCACGCAGTATCGGTTCAAAGCCTCTGCTCCCCCGGCTGTGGTCCCGCAGCCACGCAAGGAGAGTGAGTGCAAGGCGTTGTACAGAGATTTGGTGGCCAGACTCGCGCTGCGGGCGATCGACGAGGCCTTCGCTGTGACGCCGCCGTCGCTCGTGGACGGAGTTGCGTTCAACGGGAAGGTGCACGCCAAGGACCGTGCCACCGGCAAGTCGATCGAGCCGTGTCTGATCAGTGTGCGGGTCAGCCGGGAGACATTCGGGGAACTCGTGCTGGACGAGCCGGAACTCGCCCCGGTGCAGAGCCTTCACCATCTCAACGCGATCGTCTCCCAGCACCCTTACGACCTTGAACCGGTTCCGCCCGTTGTCACGTTCGACCTGACCCGGTACAAGATCGCCCCGGAGCGCGACGTCGTCGCCGGCCTCGACAGCCGGCCCGACCTCGTCGCGATGGACCCGATCGATTTCGAGCATCTCATCCGGCGCCTGTTCGAGAAGATCGGGCTCAAGTCGTGGGTGACCCAGGCGTCTAGAGACGACGGCATCGACGCTGTCGCGGTCAATGAGGAACCCCTCATCGGCGGGCTGTGCATCATCCAGGCCAAACGCTCGAAGAACGTGGTCTCCGCCGAGACGGTGCGGTCGGTCGCGGGCATCGTGAACGACAAGAACGCTTCGAAGGGCATCGTGGTCACCACCGCGTGGTTCGGCAAGGCGAGCTGGGACTTCGCTCCCCGTAACCGCGTCGAACTCATCGACGGCCGGCATCTCAAAGCCCTGCTGCTGGAGCATCTCGGCATCGACGCTCTGATCGGCCTGCCCAAGCTCCCGCCGGGCTGGCAGACACGCGACCTGAACTGA
- a CDS encoding helix-turn-helix domain-containing protein, translated as MTSSYRAIEVLLAEQTPLPPPAERSCLRNSLGLTPTRLARAIGVDTTTLHAWEEGLTEPEAPLRAAYAYFLARAHTLGTYYAQAIAEPHPTAPAEATDTAQGTLALLSPCHPPCSPGEPQRRQEPAAQPFLNPRSPAPR; from the coding sequence ATGACGAGCAGCTACCGAGCCATCGAGGTGCTCCTGGCCGAGCAAACCCCGCTGCCCCCACCCGCCGAACGCAGCTGCCTGCGCAACAGCCTCGGCCTCACACCGACCCGACTCGCCCGGGCCATCGGCGTTGACACCACCACACTCCACGCATGGGAAGAAGGTCTCACCGAACCAGAAGCTCCCCTGCGCGCCGCCTACGCCTACTTCCTCGCCCGGGCCCACACCCTCGGCACCTACTACGCCCAAGCCATCGCAGAGCCCCACCCCACCGCACCTGCTGAAGCAACCGACACCGCGCAAGGAACCCTGGCCCTCCTGAGCCCGTGCCACCCCCCCTGCAGCCCGGGTGAACCCCAACGCCGGCAAGAGCCTGCAGCCCAGCCCTTCCTGAACCCGCGCAGTCCCGCGCCCCGCTGA
- a CDS encoding ATP-binding protein, giving the protein MTPTEHAPHYLSLPDARTVTTQAVRAAGHALDNALREQTMMCLTADPGVGKTFTLHTLCQQRPTLSALRLLPRPQARPDDLRHSLHHALDLPGDPPQDAGICDDYLRHALEQPPRLLAVDEAHQLSASCIEYLRYLHDDPVPQVTILLLASRPRLKALRSQPALLSRVTTWHHMEPLAADEVFTVLPRFHPLWQNTHHNTLARLDDMWAHGNLRRWAALTHQLQAHLRRRPDQSPDPTALLRRLHPTLAPSA; this is encoded by the coding sequence ATGACCCCCACCGAGCACGCGCCCCACTACCTCAGCCTGCCCGACGCCCGCACCGTCACTACCCAGGCCGTGCGGGCCGCAGGCCACGCCCTCGACAACGCACTGCGCGAGCAGACCATGATGTGCCTGACCGCGGACCCCGGCGTCGGCAAGACCTTCACCCTGCACACCCTGTGCCAGCAGCGCCCCACCCTGTCCGCACTACGGCTGCTCCCGCGCCCCCAAGCACGCCCCGACGACCTGCGCCACAGCCTGCACCATGCCCTCGACCTGCCCGGCGACCCACCCCAGGACGCCGGCATCTGCGACGACTACCTACGCCACGCACTGGAACAGCCGCCCCGACTCCTCGCCGTCGACGAAGCCCACCAGCTCTCCGCCTCCTGCATCGAATACCTGCGCTATCTCCACGACGACCCCGTCCCACAGGTCACCATCCTGCTGCTCGCCAGCAGGCCCCGTCTCAAAGCCCTGCGCTCACAGCCCGCCCTGCTCAGCAGGGTCACTACCTGGCACCACATGGAACCCCTCGCCGCGGACGAAGTCTTCACCGTGCTGCCCCGCTTCCACCCGCTGTGGCAGAACACCCACCACAACACCCTCGCCCGCCTGGACGACATGTGGGCCCACGGCAACCTCCGCCGCTGGGCCGCCCTGACCCACCAGCTCCAGGCGCACCTGCGCCGCCGCCCCGACCAGTCGCCCGACCCGACCGCCCTCCTGCGCCGCCTGCACCCGACTCTGGCCCCCTCCGCATGA
- a CDS encoding AAA family ATPase: MTTALTAPDPPPGRSTRIIRGQEVRWRGRPYTAAWMTGYAQRTVRIHPRDPDSVDVYDAATRQPLGTAHARPPHLAPDHAHTARTSSKDTDVTDTDTTQTTPRPDQDEVVGEPDFYLNLADARIVATEALLEASENIADTIEARAMSCIYGDAGLGKTFSVLAALKEISAERVLLLQFRSRPTPRDIRQELFTELRLEGEPPSHPSEFDRLLKRTLARKPYVLVCDEAQQFSRECFEFVRHLWDTGKGKNRPAVLFVGGEEAYKTLYSEPALASRIYIWQEFAPMEADEVQRNIPLFHPVWVSASPELIDYVYEEGAGGTFRVWSKITYHVLEGMKRRGLEQVDESIARWAIRRALPHRRRSRRPQRDAG; this comes from the coding sequence GTGACCACCGCGCTCACCGCCCCCGACCCGCCACCCGGCCGCTCCACCCGCATCATCCGCGGCCAGGAGGTGCGCTGGCGAGGCCGCCCCTACACGGCCGCCTGGATGACCGGCTACGCCCAGCGCACCGTCCGCATCCACCCTCGCGACCCGGACAGCGTCGACGTCTACGACGCCGCCACCCGCCAGCCCCTGGGCACCGCCCACGCCCGGCCGCCCCACCTTGCACCCGACCACGCCCACACCGCCCGGACGAGCTCGAAGGACACCGACGTGACCGACACCGACACCACCCAGACGACGCCCCGCCCCGACCAGGACGAGGTCGTCGGCGAACCCGACTTCTACCTCAACCTCGCCGACGCCCGCATCGTCGCCACCGAAGCCCTCCTCGAGGCCAGCGAGAACATCGCCGACACCATCGAAGCCCGGGCCATGTCCTGCATCTACGGCGACGCCGGCCTCGGCAAAACTTTCTCCGTCCTGGCCGCCCTGAAAGAAATCTCCGCCGAACGCGTCCTGCTCCTGCAGTTCCGCTCCCGCCCCACCCCCCGCGACATCCGCCAGGAACTGTTTACCGAACTGCGCCTCGAAGGCGAACCGCCGTCCCACCCCAGCGAGTTCGACCGGCTGCTGAAGCGGACCCTGGCCCGCAAGCCCTACGTCCTGGTCTGCGACGAAGCCCAGCAGTTCAGCCGCGAATGCTTCGAGTTCGTCCGTCACCTGTGGGACACCGGCAAGGGCAAGAACCGTCCCGCCGTCCTCTTCGTCGGCGGCGAAGAAGCCTACAAAACCCTCTACAGCGAACCCGCCCTCGCCTCCCGCATCTACATCTGGCAGGAATTCGCCCCCATGGAAGCCGACGAAGTCCAGCGCAACATCCCCCTGTTCCATCCCGTCTGGGTCAGCGCCTCACCCGAACTCATCGACTACGTCTACGAAGAAGGCGCCGGTGGCACCTTCCGCGTCTGGTCCAAGATCACCTACCACGTCCTGGAAGGCATGAAGCGCCGCGGCCTGGAACAGGTCGACGAATCCATCGCCCGCTGGGCCATCCGCCGCGCCCTGCCCCACCGACGCCGCTCCCGCCGCCCCCAGCGGGACGCCGGATGA
- a CDS encoding transposase family protein → MECPDLEVLTDDDLARRQRARHELMGPAVRALLELSQRGELTTAHVELSAHTLGVHVRTVWRNLARARLGEPLRRGRGRFEITDDIRTLLAYHRGNVKAIHRELVQDAEKAGATPVSLSTLHRAVKRDLTPGDRAGFKSGIPASRGHDPHLRRPPTARNEEWEGDHKQAPVWVWADGRLVKPWVTWFCDCHTGMIMGWAVTPHFPHRGSILAALRSCILHGDGYGPAGGLPTRIRIDRGKDFLSCAVQDALGAFAVQVDVLPPYTPHLKGSIENLNRAATSMFFSTLPRYTHAQKLDSRRRSGEKDPALTFEGFVELLAQWVKTRNAEHPMAGYGDLTPLQWWNSDPSPLREVSAEDLHAFLLEGDRSTRVINGHGIRFRGRDYMAGWMTGRSGTRVHVRFQPHHLDQIEIFDADNRRHLGTAYLADQASDEQIEQVYQARTERVRRVRRDLRRAETLRRRRFKAHTSAGPAQADTAMTRKEAAEELRTWRSSRADDDLPTDYMPRRITPPGRWAVPGPSAPSEEDT, encoded by the coding sequence ATGGAGTGCCCGGACCTCGAGGTCCTCACCGACGATGACCTGGCCCGACGGCAGCGAGCACGCCACGAACTCATGGGCCCGGCCGTACGTGCCCTGCTGGAGTTGTCGCAGCGCGGGGAGCTGACCACCGCCCACGTCGAACTGTCCGCCCACACTCTCGGCGTCCACGTCCGGACCGTGTGGCGCAACCTGGCCCGCGCCCGGCTCGGTGAACCCCTGCGACGCGGCCGGGGCCGCTTCGAGATCACCGACGACATCCGCACGCTGCTCGCCTACCACCGAGGCAACGTCAAGGCCATCCACAGAGAACTCGTCCAGGACGCCGAGAAGGCCGGCGCCACCCCGGTGAGCCTGTCCACACTGCACCGCGCCGTCAAACGCGACCTGACACCCGGTGACCGGGCCGGCTTCAAGAGCGGCATCCCTGCCTCCCGCGGCCACGACCCGCACCTGCGCCGCCCGCCCACCGCCCGCAACGAGGAATGGGAAGGCGACCACAAGCAGGCCCCCGTCTGGGTCTGGGCCGACGGACGGCTGGTCAAACCATGGGTGACCTGGTTCTGCGACTGCCACACCGGCATGATCATGGGCTGGGCCGTCACCCCGCACTTCCCGCACCGCGGGTCCATCCTGGCCGCCCTCAGATCCTGCATCCTCCATGGCGACGGCTACGGCCCGGCAGGCGGCCTGCCCACCCGGATCCGCATCGACCGCGGCAAGGACTTCCTCTCCTGCGCCGTCCAGGACGCACTCGGCGCCTTCGCCGTCCAGGTCGACGTCCTGCCCCCATACACCCCCCACCTCAAAGGCAGCATCGAAAACCTCAACCGCGCTGCCACCAGCATGTTCTTCTCCACCCTGCCCCGCTACACCCACGCCCAGAAACTCGATTCGCGCCGCCGCTCGGGGGAGAAGGACCCAGCCCTGACCTTCGAAGGCTTCGTCGAGCTCCTCGCGCAGTGGGTTAAGACCCGCAACGCCGAACACCCGATGGCCGGCTACGGCGACCTCACCCCGTTGCAATGGTGGAACAGCGACCCCAGCCCGCTGCGCGAGGTCAGCGCCGAAGACCTGCACGCCTTCCTCCTGGAAGGCGACCGCTCCACCCGCGTCATCAACGGCCACGGCATCCGCTTCAGGGGACGCGACTACATGGCCGGCTGGATGACCGGCCGCTCCGGCACCCGCGTCCACGTCCGCTTCCAGCCCCACCACCTCGACCAGATCGAAATCTTCGATGCCGACAACCGCCGACACCTGGGCACCGCCTACCTGGCCGACCAGGCCAGCGACGAGCAGATCGAGCAGGTCTATCAGGCCCGCACCGAGCGTGTCCGCCGCGTGCGCCGCGACCTGCGCCGCGCCGAGACGCTGCGCCGCCGGCGCTTCAAAGCCCACACCAGCGCCGGACCGGCCCAGGCGGACACCGCGATGACCCGCAAAGAGGCCGCCGAGGAACTGCGCACCTGGCGTTCCAGCCGGGCCGACGACGACCTGCCCACCGACTACATGCCCCGCCGGATCACCCCACCCGGCCGCTGGGCCGTCCCCGGCCCATCCGCCCCCTCCGAGGAAGACACGTGA